A single Natrinema pellirubrum DSM 15624 DNA region contains:
- a CDS encoding HAD family hydrolase yields MSEYDAIVYDLDGTLVDLVVDWDAVATDVRAVYDDANLDPPGEGLWAMLEGAAEVGLHAEVEAAIAAHEHEGARSSERLAHADELLERSLPAGVCSLNCERACRIALEEHALSAAVEAVVGRDTVGTWKPDPEPLLATARRLEVEPGRALFVGDSERDLRTAERAGMDFEYVGERPSGV; encoded by the coding sequence ATGTCCGAGTACGACGCCATCGTCTACGATCTGGACGGGACACTCGTCGATCTCGTGGTCGACTGGGACGCCGTCGCCACCGACGTCCGCGCGGTGTACGACGACGCGAACCTCGACCCCCCAGGTGAGGGGCTCTGGGCCATGCTCGAGGGCGCGGCCGAAGTCGGACTCCACGCGGAGGTCGAGGCGGCCATCGCGGCCCACGAACACGAGGGTGCGCGGTCCTCCGAGCGGCTCGCACACGCCGACGAGCTGCTCGAGCGGTCGCTGCCCGCAGGGGTCTGCTCGCTGAACTGCGAGCGGGCCTGCCGGATCGCGCTCGAGGAACACGCCCTCTCGGCGGCGGTCGAGGCGGTCGTCGGTCGGGACACGGTCGGGACGTGGAAGCCGGATCCGGAGCCGTTGCTCGCGACGGCGCGCCGGCTCGAGGTCGAGCCGGGGCGGGCGCTGTTCGTCGGCGACTCCGAGCGCGATCTCCGGACCGCAGAACGAGCGGGAATGGACTTCGAGTACGTCGGCGAGAGACCGTCGGGCGTCTGA
- a CDS encoding DUF5822 domain-containing protein yields MPERVETTSPDGVDYGWVMQTTFVATILVGAPIVVALSTTVTLPSWADRAEFAIRVGAPVWLVTSLVVFAYAKRKQT; encoded by the coding sequence GTGCCAGAACGCGTCGAAACGACCTCGCCCGACGGGGTCGACTACGGCTGGGTGATGCAGACGACGTTCGTCGCCACCATTCTGGTCGGCGCACCGATCGTCGTCGCCCTCTCGACGACCGTGACCCTGCCGTCGTGGGCCGACCGGGCCGAGTTCGCGATCCGGGTCGGGGCCCCCGTTTGGTTAGTCACGTCGCTCGTGGTCTTTGCCTACGCCAAGCGAAAGCAGACGTAA
- the panB gene encoding 3-methyl-2-oxobutanoate hydroxymethyltransferase: MPTVRDVRSKAGEEPITMLTAYDAPTASIVDEAGVDIILVGDSLGNTTLGHETTLPVTVDDMARHTGAVARATEDALIVADMPFLSIGVDEAASIENAGRMLKEEDAHAVKLECGPHTVDLTKKLVQLGIPVMAHLGLTPQHVNQYGGYPRQGTDQEAAERILELAEAHENAGAFSLVLEHVPSNLAAEVTDAIDIPTIGIGAGPDCDGQVLVVDDAVGLSEWTPSFSKQFGDVRGEMESAIDDYVAAVESGEFPAAEHGHEESDLEELY; the protein is encoded by the coding sequence ATGCCTACCGTACGGGATGTCAGATCGAAAGCGGGCGAGGAACCGATCACGATGTTGACGGCGTACGATGCGCCGACGGCCTCGATCGTCGACGAGGCCGGCGTCGACATCATTCTGGTCGGGGACAGCCTCGGAAACACGACGCTCGGCCACGAGACGACCCTGCCAGTGACCGTTGACGATATGGCCCGGCACACGGGCGCTGTCGCGCGGGCGACCGAGGACGCGTTGATCGTCGCCGACATGCCCTTCCTCTCGATCGGCGTCGACGAGGCCGCAAGCATCGAGAACGCCGGCCGGATGCTCAAGGAAGAGGACGCCCACGCGGTCAAACTCGAGTGCGGTCCCCACACCGTCGATCTCACGAAAAAGCTGGTCCAGCTCGGGATTCCAGTGATGGCACATCTCGGGCTCACCCCCCAACACGTCAACCAGTACGGCGGCTATCCTCGGCAGGGAACCGACCAGGAGGCCGCCGAACGCATCCTCGAGCTGGCCGAGGCCCACGAGAACGCGGGTGCGTTCTCGCTGGTGCTGGAACACGTCCCCTCGAACCTCGCGGCGGAGGTCACCGACGCCATCGACATCCCGACGATCGGGATCGGCGCCGGGCCGGACTGCGACGGACAGGTACTGGTCGTCGACGACGCCGTCGGGCTAAGTGAGTGGACTCCCTCGTTCTCGAAACAGTTCGGGGACGTCCGTGGGGAGATGGAGTCGGCGATCGACGACTACGTCGCGGCCGTCGAATCTGGCGAGTTCCCCGCCGCGGAACACGGCCACGAGGAGAGCGATCTCGAGGAACTCTACTGA
- a CDS encoding DUF7511 domain-containing protein — translation MSESSKRATGERESASDHGSELQHVTVEHDDIAVCTMFPQEIDEDAISTAWLTATTDSFVALEDRR, via the coding sequence ATGTCCGAATCATCGAAACGCGCCACCGGCGAACGCGAGTCGGCTAGCGACCACGGATCGGAACTGCAACACGTCACCGTCGAACACGACGATATCGCAGTGTGTACGATGTTCCCACAGGAGATCGACGAGGACGCGATATCGACGGCGTGGCTCACCGCCACGACCGACTCGTTCGTCGCGCTCGAGGACCGCCGGTAG
- a CDS encoding alpha/beta fold hydrolase: METVTHHGRETAYEVIDRGADGPPICFVHGSGGSRDVWTGQHALAEHRPVVAMDLSGHGDSADIDASAGYSTLSAYTDDALAVVEATGAEVFVGNSLGGAVVLQLLLERHVDPDAAVLTGTGARLGVLDDLLTWLQSDFERAIEFLHGSDRLFHDPDPAVRERSMDRMADTGQAVTRRDFLTSHEFDVRDRLDEIAVPTLALYGEHDQLTPPWFHEFLADEIERGRLAEIEDAAHLAMIERPDAFNGVVEAFLADLEG, translated from the coding sequence ATGGAAACGGTAACACATCACGGCAGGGAGACGGCGTACGAGGTTATCGACCGAGGGGCCGACGGACCGCCGATCTGTTTCGTCCACGGCAGCGGGGGATCGCGCGACGTCTGGACGGGCCAGCACGCGCTGGCGGAACACCGTCCCGTCGTCGCGATGGACCTCAGCGGCCACGGCGACTCAGCGGACATCGACGCCAGCGCTGGCTACAGCACGTTGTCGGCCTACACCGACGACGCCCTCGCCGTCGTCGAGGCGACCGGGGCCGAGGTCTTCGTCGGGAATTCGCTCGGCGGTGCGGTCGTCCTCCAACTGCTCCTCGAGCGCCACGTCGATCCCGACGCCGCCGTTCTGACCGGGACGGGCGCGCGGCTGGGCGTTCTCGACGACCTGTTGACGTGGCTGCAATCGGACTTCGAGCGGGCGATCGAATTTCTGCACGGCTCGGACCGGCTCTTTCACGACCCCGACCCGGCCGTCCGCGAGCGATCGATGGACCGGATGGCCGACACCGGACAGGCAGTCACGCGACGGGATTTCTTGACTTCCCACGAGTTCGACGTCCGCGACCGCCTCGACGAGATCGCCGTCCCGACGCTCGCGCTCTATGGGGAACACGACCAGTTGACGCCGCCGTGGTTCCACGAGTTCCTCGCCGACGAGATCGAGAGAGGCCGGCTCGCCGAGATCGAGGATGCGGCGCATCTGGCGATGATCGAGCGTCCGGACGCGTTCAACGGGGTCGTCGAGGCGTTTCTCGCGGATCTCGAGGGCTGA
- a CDS encoding DUF7127 family protein produces MTLDQFTREEGQLARRYEYDDATVMAVDFGTDVGDVAVDVVDDTAIVVLADDQYEIELPAAAGDAHTFMKNGVFTIELEEEL; encoded by the coding sequence ATGACTCTCGACCAATTCACCCGCGAAGAGGGGCAGTTAGCCCGTCGGTACGAGTACGACGACGCCACGGTCATGGCCGTCGACTTCGGGACCGACGTCGGGGACGTCGCTGTCGACGTCGTCGACGACACCGCCATCGTCGTCCTTGCGGACGACCAGTACGAGATCGAACTCCCGGCCGCTGCCGGGGACGCGCACACGTTTATGAAAAACGGCGTGTTCACTATCGAGTTAGAGGAGGAACTATGA
- a CDS encoding CDC48 family AAA ATPase — protein sequence MKLTVKPLKQKDAGRGLAAIDRVSMNELDLENGDYIVISGKGEGQAVARVWPGYPEDEGRGIVRIDGRLRQEADVGIDDTVDIEPADVKPAKSVTVALPQNLRIRGDIGPLVRDKLSGQAVTEGQTVPFSLSFGPMASSGQSVPLKIASTSPSGTVVITDSTSIEISETPAEQVQSGGGASAEGVPNVTYEDIGGLDDELDQVREMIELPMRHPELFQQLGIEPPKGVLLHGPPGTGKTLMAKAVANEIDAHFETISGPEIMSKYYGESEEKLREVFEEAEENAPAIVFIDELDSIAAKREDAGGDVERRVVAQLLSLMDGLEERGRVTVIAATNRIDDIDPALRRGGRFDREIEIGVPDKDGRKEILQVHTRGMPLQEGIDLDRYAENTHGFVGADLESLTREGAMNALRRIRPDLDLEEDEIDAEVLETLEVTEGDFKEALKGIQPSAMREVFVEVPDVTWNDVGGLEDTKERLRENVQWPLDYPEVFDELDMQAAKGVLMYGPPGTGKTLLAKAVANEAQSNFISIKGPELLNKYVGESEKGVREVFEKARSNAPTVIFFDEIDSIAGQRGRQQGDSGVGERVVSQLLTELDGLEELEDVVVIATTNRPDLIDSALLRPGRLDRHVHVPVPDEGGRRKIFEVHTRDKPLADAVDLDWLAAETEGYVGADIEAVTREASMAASREFINSVDPEEMADTVGNVRISKEHFEHALEEVNPSVTPETREQYEEIEEQFDTAEPAQEEEQLGRTFQ from the coding sequence ATGAAGCTTACCGTCAAACCACTGAAACAGAAGGACGCCGGCCGCGGACTCGCCGCGATCGACCGGGTATCGATGAACGAACTCGACCTCGAGAACGGTGACTACATCGTCATCTCGGGGAAGGGGGAGGGACAAGCCGTCGCTCGCGTCTGGCCGGGCTACCCGGAGGACGAGGGCCGGGGTATCGTCCGGATCGACGGCCGTCTCCGTCAGGAGGCCGACGTCGGGATCGACGATACGGTCGACATCGAACCCGCCGACGTCAAACCCGCGAAGTCGGTCACGGTCGCGCTCCCGCAGAACCTGCGTATCCGGGGCGACATCGGGCCGCTCGTCCGCGACAAGCTCTCCGGACAGGCCGTCACTGAGGGCCAGACGGTGCCGTTCTCGCTCTCGTTCGGCCCGATGGCCAGCTCCGGCCAGTCGGTCCCGCTGAAGATCGCCAGTACCTCGCCGTCGGGCACGGTCGTCATCACGGACTCGACCAGCATCGAAATCTCCGAGACGCCGGCCGAACAGGTTCAGTCCGGGGGCGGCGCGTCCGCCGAGGGCGTCCCCAACGTCACCTACGAGGACATCGGCGGTCTGGACGACGAACTCGACCAGGTCCGCGAGATGATCGAGCTGCCGATGCGCCACCCCGAGCTGTTCCAACAGCTCGGCATCGAGCCGCCGAAGGGCGTCCTGCTGCACGGCCCGCCGGGCACCGGGAAGACCCTGATGGCCAAGGCCGTCGCCAACGAGATCGATGCCCACTTCGAGACCATCTCCGGGCCGGAGATCATGTCGAAGTACTACGGCGAGAGCGAGGAGAAGCTCCGCGAGGTCTTCGAGGAGGCCGAGGAGAACGCGCCCGCGATCGTCTTCATCGACGAACTCGACTCCATCGCGGCAAAGCGCGAGGACGCCGGCGGTGACGTCGAACGACGCGTCGTCGCCCAACTGCTCTCGCTGATGGACGGCCTCGAGGAACGGGGCCGGGTCACGGTCATCGCCGCGACCAACCGCATCGACGACATCGACCCCGCGCTCCGGCGTGGCGGTCGCTTCGACCGCGAGATCGAGATCGGCGTCCCCGACAAGGACGGCCGCAAGGAGATCCTGCAGGTCCACACCCGCGGGATGCCCCTGCAGGAGGGGATCGACCTCGATCGGTACGCCGAGAACACCCACGGCTTCGTCGGGGCCGACTTAGAGAGCCTGACCCGCGAGGGCGCGATGAACGCCCTCCGTCGCATCCGTCCCGATCTCGATCTCGAGGAAGACGAGATCGATGCCGAGGTCCTCGAGACGCTCGAGGTCACCGAGGGCGACTTCAAGGAGGCGCTCAAGGGCATCCAACCGTCCGCGATGCGGGAGGTCTTCGTCGAGGTCCCCGACGTCACGTGGAACGACGTTGGTGGCTTAGAAGACACCAAAGAGCGGCTCCGCGAGAACGTCCAATGGCCGCTCGACTACCCCGAGGTGTTCGACGAACTGGACATGCAGGCCGCCAAGGGCGTGCTGATGTACGGCCCGCCGGGCACCGGGAAGACCCTGCTCGCGAAGGCCGTCGCCAACGAGGCCCAGTCGAACTTCATCTCGATCAAGGGCCCCGAGCTGCTGAACAAGTACGTCGGCGAGTCCGAGAAGGGCGTCCGCGAGGTCTTCGAGAAGGCGCGGTCGAACGCACCGACCGTGATCTTCTTCGACGAGATCGACTCGATCGCGGGCCAGCGCGGCCGCCAGCAGGGCGACTCCGGCGTCGGCGAACGCGTCGTCTCCCAGCTGCTCACTGAACTCGACGGGCTCGAGGAACTCGAGGACGTCGTCGTGATCGCCACGACCAACCGGCCCGACCTGATCGATTCGGCCCTGCTCCGTCCGGGACGCCTGGACCGTCACGTCCACGTGCCCGTCCCCGACGAGGGCGGCCGCCGGAAGATCTTCGAGGTCCACACCCGCGACAAGCCCCTGGCCGACGCGGTCGACCTCGACTGGCTCGCCGCGGAGACGGAAGGCTACGTCGGCGCCGACATCGAAGCGGTCACCCGCGAGGCCTCGATGGCCGCCAGCCGCGAGTTCATCAACTCGGTCGATCCCGAGGAGATGGCCGACACCGTCGGCAACGTCCGCATCAGCAAGGAACACTTCGAACACGCCCTCGAGGAGGTCAACCCGAGCGTGACCCCCGAAACCCGCGAGCAGTACGAGGAGATCGAAGAGCAGTTCGACACCGCCGAACCGGCTCAGGAAGAAGAGCAACTCGGCCGCACCTTCCAGTAA